A region from the Wansuia hejianensis genome encodes:
- a CDS encoding energy-coupling factor transporter transmembrane component T family protein → MRETALSVPVKVWATACAILGVSLTANTLLTCLLALLAFCQLVFEKRWRLCLTFGIFYLALALLLYLIRFHGLRMVFFSEFYVLMFYNLMPVFLVAWELITTPPGQLSAALSKIHTPTPVILGLLVVFRFFPTMKAELKGIRQSMKNRRLTGPVQVLRHPAVTCEYVLVPMLLRCLQIADQLSVSAIARGAQAPGVRGSYYARKLQLADFLWMGIWAIGIILFFIIGGIK, encoded by the coding sequence ATGCGGGAAACAGCCTTATCCGTTCCGGTAAAAGTGTGGGCGACGGCCTGCGCGATCCTTGGAGTGTCGCTTACCGCAAACACCCTGCTGACCTGTCTTCTTGCGCTGCTTGCTTTCTGCCAGTTGGTTTTTGAAAAGCGGTGGCGGCTCTGCCTGACCTTCGGCATTTTTTATCTGGCGCTGGCGCTGCTGCTGTATCTCATTCGCTTTCACGGCCTGCGTATGGTGTTTTTTTCGGAGTTCTATGTGCTGATGTTTTACAACCTTATGCCGGTATTCCTGGTGGCGTGGGAGCTCATTACCACGCCTCCGGGACAGCTCTCGGCCGCCCTGTCGAAAATTCATACCCCCACTCCGGTTATCTTAGGGCTGCTGGTGGTATTTCGGTTTTTCCCAACCATGAAGGCGGAACTGAAGGGGATTCGGCAGTCCATGAAGAACCGAAGGCTGACCGGACCAGTGCAGGTGCTCCGCCACCCTGCCGTTACCTGCGAATATGTGTTGGTGCCCATGCTGCTGCGCTGCCTGCAGATTGCGGATCAGCTTTCCGTATCGGCGATAGCGCGTGGCGCCCAGGCACCGGGGGTGCGGGGAAGCTACTATGCCAGAAAGCTTCAGCTGGCTGATTTCCTCTGGATGGGAATATGGGCGATTGGAATCATCCTGTTTTTCATAATAGGAGGGATAAAGTGA
- a CDS encoding metal-dependent transcriptional regulator, whose protein sequence is MSLTSSMEDYLEAVLIMQQRHGYVRCVDVAKQLGVKKPSVSRAVKELSKSGYLVKNADGTLSLTETGLQLAEQIFEKHRFFTERLIAAGVAPKIAEQDACNIEHAISAESFQKLKKALDDG, encoded by the coding sequence ATGTCTTTAACTTCTTCGATGGAAGATTATCTGGAGGCCGTTTTAATAATGCAGCAGCGTCATGGCTATGTCCGTTGCGTGGATGTTGCAAAGCAGTTGGGGGTAAAAAAGCCTTCCGTAAGCCGGGCAGTCAAGGAGCTTTCTAAATCCGGCTATCTTGTTAAAAATGCTGACGGCACACTCTCCCTCACAGAAACAGGATTGCAGCTTGCCGAACAGATTTTTGAAAAACATCGTTTTTTTACAGAACGGCTCATAGCGGCAGGCGTAGCCCCCAAAATAGCAGAACAAGACGCTTGCAACATTGAACATGCGATCAGCGCGGAGTCTTTTCAAAAGTTAAAGAAAGCATTGGATGATGGTTAG
- a CDS encoding ABC transporter ATP-binding protein, with the protein MIRFEHVNFQYADSEAGVTDICLHVRKGECVVLTGPSGNGKTTLIHIVNGIAPAFHMGRFSGRLQINGKDRSDEPLWKRGKTVGSVFQDPGSQFFSSEMPGEVAFSCENYGFPHEKIVLRTDVAIRRFRLEQLRDRSLDVLSSGEKQRTAVASVYAMNPPVYVCDEPTANLDGQGVKELREVLQGLKREGCTLLIAEHRISWLMDVADRFVYIRDGAIQWERTPEQMRLLPSEVMKQLELRAVQHCMPSRLSIPAVTGSPLLSLKSLSCKRGKHTIWENLNLAAWAGQIIAITGHNGAGKTTLAKIVAGLERPSKGSISLHGRKAGSSRRRKSCWYSSNDTGTQFFTNSVTEELFLGIFRTEEQLERARNLLKKLDLYAYKDAHPAILSGGQKQRLSIACGLLSDRKILLFDEPTSGLDGGNMRKIASALEDAAAEGKAVLVITHDEELIQACCSFQWDLSK; encoded by the coding sequence GTGATCCGGTTTGAACATGTGAATTTTCAATATGCCGACTCCGAGGCAGGCGTGACCGATATTTGTCTGCATGTCCGGAAAGGCGAATGCGTGGTATTGACCGGCCCTTCGGGAAATGGGAAAACCACCTTGATCCATATAGTGAACGGCATTGCGCCTGCCTTTCATATGGGCCGGTTTTCCGGCCGCCTTCAGATTAATGGGAAAGACAGAAGCGATGAGCCATTGTGGAAACGGGGAAAAACGGTGGGCAGTGTGTTCCAGGATCCGGGAAGTCAGTTTTTCTCCTCTGAAATGCCGGGAGAAGTTGCTTTCAGCTGTGAAAATTACGGCTTCCCGCATGAAAAAATAGTTCTGCGAACAGACGTGGCTATCCGGCGGTTTCGTTTGGAACAATTGCGTGACCGCTCCCTTGATGTGCTTTCCAGCGGAGAAAAGCAGCGTACAGCCGTGGCCTCTGTCTACGCCATGAACCCTCCCGTTTATGTTTGTGACGAGCCTACCGCCAATCTGGACGGCCAAGGTGTTAAAGAACTGCGGGAAGTTCTCCAAGGGCTAAAGCGGGAAGGCTGCACGCTTCTGATTGCGGAACATCGGATTTCCTGGCTGATGGATGTAGCGGATCGCTTTGTGTATATCCGGGATGGAGCCATCCAGTGGGAGCGCACGCCTGAACAAATGCGACTGCTCCCTTCTGAAGTCATGAAACAGTTGGAACTGCGCGCTGTACAGCATTGTATGCCTTCAAGGCTCTCCATACCTGCCGTCACAGGCTCGCCTCTTCTTTCCCTGAAAAGCCTTTCCTGTAAGCGAGGGAAGCATACAATTTGGGAGAATTTAAACCTTGCAGCCTGGGCGGGGCAGATCATTGCCATCACCGGACACAACGGGGCGGGAAAAACAACACTGGCAAAAATCGTTGCCGGCTTGGAACGTCCGTCCAAGGGCAGTATTTCCCTTCACGGTCGGAAAGCCGGTTCGTCACGGCGGCGGAAAAGCTGCTGGTACAGTTCCAACGACACTGGCACACAATTCTTTACAAACAGCGTAACAGAAGAACTGTTCTTAGGGATTTTCAGGACAGAGGAACAATTGGAAAGGGCCAGAAATTTGCTGAAGAAATTAGATCTTTACGCTTACAAAGACGCGCATCCGGCTATTCTGTCCGGCGGACAGAAGCAGCGCCTTTCCATTGCCTGCGGCCTTTTATCCGACAGGAAAATTTTATTGTTCGATGAACCTACGTCGGGGCTGGACGGCGGGAACATGCGGAAAATTGCCTCTGCATTGGAAGATGCCGCGGCCGAGGGAAAAGCCGTATTAGTGATCACCCATGATGAGGAACTGATTCAAGCCTGTTGTAGTTTTCAGTGGGATTTGAGTAAATAA
- a CDS encoding Fur family transcriptional regulator: protein MARKAQYQTKQMAELLAFLKSVPGSHVTVNDICDHFKKEGIAVGMTTVYRHLERMVKQGVVAKYTIEGTNSACFEYIGEQDACEPPSRYHCKCEKCGRLIHVQCDEVAHLGQHMLEHHDFEMDSLRTVFYGICSECRQTGC, encoded by the coding sequence GTGGCACGCAAAGCACAATATCAAACAAAGCAGATGGCCGAATTGCTGGCCTTTCTGAAATCCGTCCCCGGCAGCCATGTCACGGTCAATGATATTTGCGATCATTTCAAAAAGGAAGGCATCGCAGTGGGAATGACGACGGTGTATCGTCATTTGGAGCGCATGGTAAAGCAAGGCGTGGTTGCAAAATACACGATTGAGGGAACAAACAGCGCCTGCTTTGAGTATATCGGAGAACAGGATGCCTGTGAACCGCCGAGCCGCTACCACTGCAAATGTGAAAAATGCGGCAGGCTGATTCATGTTCAGTGTGATGAAGTCGCTCATTTGGGACAGCACATGCTGGAGCACCATGATTTTGAAATGGATTCCCTGCGGACGGTATTCTATGGGATTTGCAGCGAGTGCAGACAAACAGGCTGCTGA
- a CDS encoding alpha/beta hydrolase domain-containing protein has protein sequence MIERIEKIATTEESHPFAAAAVKCGFAEKGYLEEEYFIHGSSNVYGWKEGRKTVIFPECPYTNRLLVRRPENPQGFSGNVVVEILNSTSFIDFDRCWALNYRYLMRNGDIYIGITSKPNVIPAMLKVDEARYRPLNWANPVKDPVYGMEDKDLGNMEGASSPETEDGLFWDMLTDLALLLRKKGNELIGNYGPYYQYLAGWSQSGGYMIRFINEFAYEKELEVPYFDGYYSAGSAGSCMPDLNQGCGRTAMKSSRKLKKVLQPFLEMHTESENALWGNAESRGVTTFEKEMQYCVYDVPGATHDGKSTMIDYYLGDVDVFLAGIVPNYPGKETHPNDFPYEVAFQAALSLLYGWVRDGRRPFTAEPVRVDEHLVNLVDGSGNAVGGFRLPFVEVPLCIYHPVCTPMKPDFAFASTLFGYVENYSRERAEGLYGSREGYLERFRKSLRDCVSRGLVLEADQELCMAYALRKAAEVFGE, from the coding sequence ATGATTGAGAGGATAGAGAAAATCGCAACCACGGAAGAATCACATCCCTTCGCGGCGGCGGCCGTCAAATGCGGCTTTGCTGAAAAGGGATACCTGGAGGAGGAATATTTTATCCATGGGAGCTCCAACGTTTATGGCTGGAAAGAGGGCAGGAAGACGGTGATTTTTCCGGAATGTCCCTATACCAACAGATTGCTGGTGCGCCGGCCGGAAAATCCTCAAGGATTCAGCGGGAATGTGGTGGTTGAGATACTGAATTCCACCAGCTTCATAGATTTTGACCGGTGCTGGGCGCTGAACTACCGTTATCTGATGAGAAACGGGGATATTTACATAGGGATCACAAGTAAACCCAACGTGATCCCCGCTATGCTGAAGGTGGATGAGGCGAGATACAGGCCGCTGAACTGGGCTAATCCCGTGAAAGATCCCGTTTACGGTATGGAGGATAAGGACCTGGGGAACATGGAAGGGGCTTCTTCTCCTGAGACAGAGGACGGCCTGTTCTGGGACATGCTGACTGACCTGGCTCTGCTGCTGAGGAAAAAGGGAAATGAGCTGATCGGGAATTACGGGCCTTATTACCAGTACCTGGCAGGCTGGTCCCAGTCGGGAGGCTACATGATCCGCTTTATTAACGAATTTGCTTATGAAAAAGAGCTGGAGGTCCCGTATTTTGACGGATACTATTCTGCGGGAAGCGCCGGAAGCTGCATGCCTGACCTGAACCAGGGCTGCGGCCGCACGGCGATGAAAAGCTCCCGGAAATTGAAAAAGGTTTTACAGCCTTTCCTGGAAATGCATACAGAAAGTGAAAATGCTCTGTGGGGGAATGCAGAGTCGAGAGGGGTCACCACCTTTGAGAAGGAAATGCAGTATTGTGTGTATGATGTTCCTGGAGCCACCCATGATGGGAAATCTACGATGATTGATTACTATCTGGGGGATGTGGATGTGTTCCTGGCAGGCATTGTGCCCAATTATCCGGGAAAAGAGACGCATCCCAATGATTTTCCCTATGAAGTGGCGTTTCAGGCAGCCCTGAGTCTTCTGTACGGCTGGGTGAGAGACGGACGGCGTCCGTTCACGGCAGAGCCGGTCAGGGTGGATGAACATCTGGTCAACCTGGTGGATGGTTCAGGCAACGCGGTGGGAGGTTTCCGCCTGCCCTTTGTGGAAGTGCCCCTGTGCATCTATCACCCGGTATGTACGCCCATGAAGCCGGATTTCGCCTTTGCCAGCACGCTGTTCGGCTATGTGGAGAATTACTCCAGAGAAAGGGCGGAAGGGCTGTATGGCTCCAGAGAGGGTTATCTGGAACGGTTCCGGAAGAGCCTGAGGGACTGTGTGAGCCGGGGGCTGGTCCTGGAAGCGGATCAGGAGCTGTGTATGGCTTATGCGCTGCGGAAAGCGGCGGAGGTATTTGGTGAATAG
- a CDS encoding transketolase, giving the protein MDDLRKLTYQLRKDIIEMIHNSGAGHVGGDLSVVDILATLYFQVMNVSPDNWTDPDRDRFLLSKGHCADALYCVLGEKGFFDKQEAIRTFSHYGSRYIGHPNAEVPGVEINSGSLGHGISIGVGMALALKRDHSPARVYVVTGDGEMAEGSNYEGMMAAGHYHLDNLCVTVDLNRLQISGRTDEVMCSADLESKFRDFGFHVIQVADGNDCGQLRAAYELAKSYQDGPTAVIAHTVKGKGVSFMENQASWHHGVMSGEQYKQAAAEIEEVLV; this is encoded by the coding sequence ATGGACGATCTGAGGAAATTAACCTATCAGCTGCGGAAAGATATTATAGAGATGATACATAACTCCGGAGCCGGCCATGTAGGAGGGGATCTGAGCGTCGTTGACATTCTTGCGACCCTGTATTTTCAGGTGATGAATGTGTCGCCTGACAACTGGACAGATCCGGACAGGGACCGGTTTCTGCTGAGCAAGGGACATTGCGCGGATGCCCTGTACTGTGTGCTCGGTGAAAAGGGCTTTTTTGACAAGCAGGAGGCGATCCGGACTTTCAGTCATTATGGATCCAGGTATATCGGCCATCCGAATGCGGAGGTTCCGGGGGTGGAAATTAACTCCGGTTCCCTCGGTCACGGGATATCCATAGGAGTAGGGATGGCGCTGGCGCTGAAGCGCGACCACAGTCCGGCCAGGGTCTATGTGGTGACCGGCGACGGAGAGATGGCGGAAGGTTCTAATTATGAAGGCATGATGGCGGCGGGCCATTATCACCTGGACAATCTCTGTGTCACCGTCGACCTGAACCGCCTGCAGATCAGCGGCAGGACGGACGAGGTAATGTGCAGCGCCGATCTCGAGAGCAAATTCCGCGACTTTGGCTTTCATGTGATCCAGGTGGCGGACGGCAACGACTGCGGGCAGCTAAGGGCCGCTTATGAGCTGGCGAAGAGTTATCAGGACGGGCCAACCGCCGTGATCGCCCATACGGTCAAGGGCAAAGGAGTATCCTTTATGGAAAACCAGGCTTCCTGGCATCACGGCGTGATGAGCGGGGAGCAGTACAAGCAGGCGGCGGCCGAGATCGAGGAGGTGCTGGTATGA
- a CDS encoding ABC transporter permease, with protein sequence MNKTNTKKFDFKNIIRESAVLLVLIVIIIVFSCLSPQFFKISNFITILRQISILAIVSVGMTLVLISGGIDLSVGSIVSVVSVITSMAAVNLGMPAGAAILVGLVIGILMGLINGLMITLTGMPPMIGTLATQLVFRGLGFIICNGASIYHLPEGFKVFGQGYVGAVPVPVIIMAVVLLVFAFFLSKTYMGRYFYSVGSNSEATRLCGLNTRKIQILAYAMCGFLSAVGAIIMTSRVNSGQPKAGDGYEMDVLTACVVGGISINGGEGKIRHIIVGVLIIGILSNGLTIIGVSEYWQQVAKGLILAMAVAFDAVQKKRKAA encoded by the coding sequence GTGAACAAAACAAATACGAAGAAGTTTGATTTCAAAAATATCATTCGGGAGTCTGCGGTTTTGCTGGTGCTGATTGTGATTATCATTGTTTTCTCCTGCCTTTCACCGCAATTCTTTAAGATCAGCAACTTTATAACGATTCTTCGCCAGATATCCATTCTGGCAATCGTGTCCGTGGGCATGACCCTTGTTCTGATATCCGGTGGGATTGACCTGAGCGTAGGTTCTATCGTATCGGTTGTCAGCGTCATTACCTCTATGGCAGCGGTCAATCTGGGAATGCCCGCCGGCGCTGCGATTCTGGTCGGACTGGTGATCGGTATTCTCATGGGCCTGATCAACGGGCTGATGATTACCCTGACCGGCATGCCGCCGATGATCGGCACGCTGGCCACCCAGCTGGTGTTCCGGGGGCTGGGCTTCATCATCTGCAACGGAGCGTCCATCTACCATCTCCCTGAAGGATTCAAGGTATTTGGACAGGGCTATGTGGGCGCAGTCCCGGTGCCGGTGATTATCATGGCTGTCGTGCTTCTGGTCTTTGCGTTTTTCCTCAGCAAGACTTATATGGGACGTTATTTCTATTCCGTGGGCAGCAACTCGGAAGCTACCAGGCTCTGTGGGCTGAATACAAGAAAAATACAGATCCTGGCGTATGCCATGTGCGGGTTTTTAAGCGCTGTGGGCGCGATCATCATGACCTCCCGCGTGAATTCCGGGCAGCCCAAGGCCGGCGACGGATATGAGATGGACGTGCTGACAGCCTGCGTGGTGGGCGGCATCAGCATCAACGGCGGAGAAGGTAAGATCCGTCATATCATCGTAGGCGTACTGATCATCGGCATTCTTTCCAACGGACTGACGATCATCGGCGTCAGCGAATACTGGCAGCAGGTGGCCAAAGGGCTGATTCTGGCCATGGCGGTTGCTTTCGACGCGGTTCAGAAGAAGAGAAAGGCAGCATAA
- a CDS encoding FGGY-family carbohydrate kinase, with the protein MKYILSVDQSTQGTKGLLFDENGILTERADRPHAQLINDRGWVEHDPVEILKNTLAVCRDVVEKAAVSTKDILAFGISNQRETAVAWNRRTGEPVYPAIVWQCARAAEICERHRGEAEMIRTKTGITLSPYFPASKLAWIMEHVPEAWRLAKDGDLAVGTVDSWLIYQLSVERAHKTDYSNASRTQLFNIFELCWDGEICDSFGIPREALPEVCMSDSCFGTTDLGGLLPGAIPIHGVLGDSHGALFGQDCRKPGQMKTTYGTGSSVMMNIGETPRLSDKGIVTSLAWGMNHRVSYVFEGNLNYTGAVISWLKNDVGLIGRESETGEMAEKANPMDRAYFVPAFTGLGAPYWDSRATGLLTGITRTTGKNEIAKACLESIVYQITDLIHLMREESGEKLEEIRVDGGPTANEYLMQFQSDMADVRVSVPELQELSGMGAAYAAGIAAGLYDPERIYQHIAHRSYEPAMEQRLRTELYSGWKDAVRQALTHR; encoded by the coding sequence ATGAAATATATACTTTCAGTGGATCAGAGCACACAGGGAACCAAAGGGCTGTTGTTTGATGAAAACGGGATTCTGACAGAGCGGGCGGACCGTCCCCATGCGCAGCTCATCAATGACAGAGGCTGGGTGGAGCACGATCCTGTGGAAATTCTGAAAAATACCCTGGCCGTATGCCGGGACGTGGTGGAGAAAGCCGCCGTTTCAACGAAAGACATTCTGGCGTTTGGGATTTCCAATCAGAGAGAGACGGCAGTAGCCTGGAACCGCAGGACGGGAGAGCCTGTGTATCCTGCGATTGTCTGGCAGTGCGCCAGGGCGGCGGAGATCTGCGAACGGCACCGGGGCGAAGCGGAGATGATCCGTACAAAAACCGGAATTACCCTGTCGCCGTATTTTCCGGCCTCCAAGCTGGCGTGGATCATGGAACATGTGCCGGAAGCCTGGCGGCTGGCAAAAGACGGCGATCTGGCCGTGGGAACTGTCGACAGCTGGCTGATCTATCAGCTGTCTGTGGAAAGGGCCCATAAAACAGACTATTCCAACGCATCCAGGACGCAGCTTTTTAATATCTTTGAGCTGTGCTGGGACGGGGAAATCTGTGACAGCTTCGGAATCCCGCGGGAGGCTCTTCCGGAAGTCTGTATGTCGGACAGCTGCTTCGGCACGACGGATCTGGGAGGCCTGCTGCCGGGTGCGATTCCCATACACGGCGTGCTGGGAGACAGCCATGGAGCGCTGTTTGGACAGGATTGCCGGAAACCGGGACAGATGAAGACCACCTATGGGACAGGCTCTTCAGTTATGATGAATATTGGGGAAACGCCCAGGCTGAGCGATAAAGGAATTGTCACCAGCCTTGCCTGGGGCATGAATCACCGGGTCAGTTATGTGTTTGAAGGAAATTTGAATTATACAGGAGCCGTTATCAGCTGGCTGAAAAATGATGTGGGACTGATTGGCCGGGAATCGGAGACCGGAGAAATGGCAGAAAAGGCGAATCCCATGGACCGCGCCTACTTTGTGCCGGCTTTCACGGGGCTGGGGGCGCCTTATTGGGATTCCAGAGCCACCGGGCTTCTGACCGGGATCACCCGGACGACGGGAAAAAATGAAATCGCCAAAGCCTGTCTGGAGAGCATCGTTTATCAGATTACAGACCTGATCCATCTGATGCGGGAAGAATCAGGAGAAAAACTGGAGGAAATCCGTGTGGACGGAGGCCCCACCGCCAATGAATACCTGATGCAGTTCCAGAGTGACATGGCGGATGTGCGCGTCAGCGTCCCGGAGCTGCAGGAGCTGTCTGGGATGGGGGCCGCTTATGCGGCCGGCATCGCCGCGGGGCTGTACGACCCGGAGCGCATCTATCAGCATATCGCCCACAGGAGTTATGAGCCGGCCATGGAACAGAGGCTTAGGACAGAGTTGTATAGCGGATGGAAGGATGCGGTGCGCCAGGCGCTGACCCATCGCTGA
- a CDS encoding transketolase family protein: MNKITNRQAICDTLLKAAKTDPDLVVLCSDSRGSASLTPFFKEYPDQSYEVGIAEQNLVSVSAGMASCGKKVFAASPASFLSTRSYEQAKIDVAYSKTNVTLIGISGGISYGALGMTHHSCQDIAAMCALPDMRVYLPSDRFQTSRLIEALLEDELPAYVRVSRSATEDVYDEQTEFTLNRAKVIAQGADVTLVACGEMVPYAVEARRILEEKGISTGLIDMYCLKPFDRETLLQAAGRTGCFVTVEEHAPHGGLGSLVCQALSQNIPKRVLQLALPDGHIIPGENKKVFAAYGMDSQGIAGRAAAFWEEGRV; encoded by the coding sequence ATGAATAAAATAACGAACCGGCAGGCAATTTGTGACACCCTGTTAAAAGCGGCAAAAACGGACCCGGATCTCGTTGTGTTGTGTTCGGATTCCAGAGGGTCCGCGTCTCTGACGCCGTTTTTTAAGGAATATCCGGACCAGAGCTATGAAGTGGGAATCGCTGAGCAGAATCTGGTGTCGGTATCGGCCGGAATGGCGTCCTGCGGAAAGAAGGTTTTCGCGGCCTCGCCAGCCAGCTTTCTGTCCACCAGGAGCTACGAGCAGGCGAAAATTGATGTGGCCTATTCTAAAACAAATGTTACCCTGATTGGAATCAGCGGGGGAATCAGCTATGGAGCGCTGGGCATGACTCATCACTCCTGCCAGGATATTGCGGCCATGTGTGCCCTTCCGGATATGCGGGTGTATCTGCCCAGCGACCGTTTTCAGACCAGCCGGCTGATAGAAGCCCTGCTGGAGGATGAGCTTCCGGCGTACGTCCGCGTCAGCAGGTCGGCTACGGAGGACGTATATGACGAGCAGACAGAATTCACCCTGAACAGGGCAAAAGTGATCGCTCAAGGAGCAGACGTCACACTGGTGGCCTGCGGAGAGATGGTGCCTTATGCGGTGGAGGCGCGGCGTATTCTGGAAGAAAAGGGGATATCCACGGGGCTGATTGATATGTACTGCCTGAAGCCTTTTGACCGGGAGACTCTGCTGCAGGCCGCGGGAAGAACCGGCTGTTTTGTAACGGTGGAAGAGCATGCGCCCCATGGGGGGCTGGGGAGCCTGGTATGCCAGGCGCTGTCTCAGAACATTCCTAAAAGGGTGCTTCAGCTGGCACTTCCGGACGGGCATATCATTCCCGGAGAAAATAAAAAAGTGTTTGCAGCGTACGGAATGGACAGCCAGGGAATTGCCGGGAGGGCTGCGGCATTTTGGGAGGAAGGCCGGGTATGA
- a CDS encoding helix-turn-helix domain-containing protein produces MPQEVHVDPVAFYIMVALNKNKLQKAFQLTEGISIREYIRALRMELALEPFEKSDMSTGNIAKAVGYHGVSNFYHVFQQRFGETYS; encoded by the coding sequence ATGCCGCAAGAAGTTCACGTTGATCCTGTGGCATTTTATATTATGGTTGCGCTTAACAAAAACAAGCTCCAAAAAGCATTTCAGCTTACAGAAGGCATAAGCATTAGGGAATACATTCGGGCATTGCGGATGGAACTTGCTCTGGAACCTTTTGAAAAAAGCGATATGTCCACTGGCAACATCGCAAAAGCAGTTGGCTATCATGGAGTATCAAATTTCTACCATGTCTTTCAGCAGAGATTTGGAGAAACATATTCATAA
- a CDS encoding MptD family putative ECF transporter S component gives MENAKKWSVKDVITLVLMTVLLIVIQLGLNMVCMVNDFVSMVLSVGISMLVCGPVYFLMVNRIRKRFVSLVYMTLLGLVFLMMGNWFLLPWFIVVGILAEIILWKGITPNRLTVSWTLSSLLYNGVNLLPIWFFWDTYYSFAVASGMEQSYIDAYVQYYTAPGWVIFILIFTVLCGFLGSLIGRKLIQKHFKKAGVL, from the coding sequence ATGGAAAACGCAAAAAAATGGTCTGTAAAAGACGTTATCACACTGGTACTGATGACCGTGCTGCTCATTGTCATTCAGCTGGGGCTCAACATGGTCTGCATGGTAAATGATTTTGTCAGCATGGTGCTTTCCGTAGGCATTAGCATGCTTGTCTGCGGGCCTGTCTATTTTTTGATGGTAAACCGCATCCGCAAACGGTTTGTTTCACTGGTATACATGACGCTGCTGGGCCTTGTCTTTCTGATGATGGGCAACTGGTTTTTGCTCCCGTGGTTTATCGTGGTAGGAATCCTCGCGGAAATCATCCTTTGGAAAGGAATTACGCCAAACCGATTGACTGTCTCCTGGACGCTTTCCAGCCTGTTATACAACGGGGTAAATCTGCTTCCCATCTGGTTTTTCTGGGATACCTATTACAGTTTTGCGGTTGCCAGCGGTATGGAGCAGAGTTATATCGACGCTTACGTTCAGTATTATACAGCGCCGGGCTGGGTGATTTTTATCCTGATTTTTACCGTGCTCTGCGGATTCTTGGGCAGCTTGATCGGACGGAAGCTGATTCAAAAGCATTTCAAAAAAGCGGGTGTTCTGTAA
- a CDS encoding winged helix-turn-helix domain-containing protein, translating into MDHRLVTIREQPIELTVKEFEIFSLLILNPKRVFTYEMLMDLVWEEDYTYYSRKAVNNHVSNLRRKLKIAPDLPDYVKSVYGIGYKFEG; encoded by the coding sequence TTGGATCATCGGCTTGTTACAATCCGGGAGCAGCCGATAGAATTAACCGTCAAGGAATTTGAAATCTTTTCCCTGCTTATCTTAAACCCGAAGCGGGTATTTACCTATGAAATGCTTATGGATCTGGTGTGGGAAGAAGATTATACTTACTATTCCCGCAAAGCAGTCAACAATCATGTGAGTAATTTACGGAGGAAACTAAAGATTGCTCCCGATCTGCCGGACTATGTGAAAAGCGTCTACGGTATTGGCTATAAGTTTGAGGGCTGA
- a CDS encoding TetR/AcrR family transcriptional regulator, whose product MKLTDTQKRILEVGKREFLEKGFKDASLRAIVKEAGFTKGAFYGYYNSKEALFDALVAPAADELIAQFKQAQQAHYELVTEDKTGQSQDLSTSYLNYFINYIYDHFDAFKLVICCSEGTRYANYIHELVELEVDQTEDYYQQLRQLGKLEGTVNRDLHHMITSAYFTAVFETVAHDMSREQAIGYVNELAVFFNCGWSGLLRFK is encoded by the coding sequence GTGAAGCTGACTGATACGCAAAAGCGCATTCTTGAGGTTGGAAAGCGGGAGTTTTTGGAGAAGGGCTTTAAAGATGCTTCCCTGCGGGCCATTGTCAAAGAAGCCGGTTTTACCAAAGGGGCCTTTTATGGCTATTACAACAGTAAGGAAGCGTTGTTTGACGCTTTGGTAGCTCCGGCGGCCGACGAACTGATCGCTCAGTTTAAACAGGCGCAGCAAGCACATTATGAATTGGTTACAGAGGATAAAACGGGACAGAGCCAAGATTTATCTACCAGCTACCTGAATTACTTTATCAATTACATCTATGATCATTTCGATGCGTTCAAACTGGTGATTTGCTGCTCCGAGGGAACCCGGTATGCCAACTATATTCATGAGCTTGTGGAGCTTGAAGTCGATCAGACGGAGGATTACTATCAGCAGCTCCGGCAGCTCGGGAAATTGGAGGGGACGGTCAACCGTGACCTTCACCATATGATCACAAGCGCCTATTTTACCGCCGTTTTTGAAACAGTCGCCCATGATATGAGCCGGGAACAGGCGATTGGCTATGTCAATGAACTGGCAGTCTTTTTCAACTGTGGCTGGAGCGGCCTTTTAAGGTTCAAATGA